A section of the Pleuronectes platessa chromosome 7, fPlePla1.1, whole genome shotgun sequence genome encodes:
- the sycp3 gene encoding synaptonemal complex protein 3: protein MASARKQVRRKQVEEKCDKVFDFTEEKKKEMSGSEDEVIEDQTPTVDKVPKKRAASDVEEASCAVGNEVQTMLEKFGADISKVMQAKKKRLECLTKSYMKGSQHKLEQLWSNYHGQRQKMSQQYSQQVSTALQQWETEAQRAEEQEEKLNNLFRQQQKILQQARVVQNQKLKTVRELYEQFVKNMEDMEKSHDSFLQGAQQELRKEMATLQKKILMDTQQQEMATVRKSLQSMLF, encoded by the exons ATGGCGTCAGCGAGGAAAcaggtgaggaggaagcaggtggaggagaaatGTGACAAAGTTTTCGACTTCactgaggaaaagaagaaagagatgaGTGGATCAGAAGATGAAGTGATAGAAG ATCAAACTCCCACAGTGGACAAAGTACCAAAGAAACGAGCTGCGTCTGATGTGGAGGAGGCTTCATGTGCTGTCGG AAACGAGGTCCAGACGATGCTGGAGAAGTTCGGAG CTGACATCAGCAAGGTGATGCAGGCCAAGAAGAAACGTCTGGAGTGTCTGACAAAGAGCTACATGAAGGGAAGTCAACACAAACTGGAGCAACTGTGGAGCAACTATCACGGCCAGAG gcagAAGATGAGCCAGCAGTACTCGCAGCAGGTTTCCACCGCGCTGCAGCAGTGGGAGACTGAAGCCCAGcgagctgaggagcaggaggagaagctcaAC aatCTGTTCCGACAGCAGCAGAAGATCCTGCAGCAGGCCCGGGTCGTGCAGAACCAGAAGCTGAAGACGGTCAGAGAGCTGTACGAGCAGTTTGTGAAG AACATGGAGGACATGGAGAAGAGCCACGACAGCTTCCTGCAGGGAGCTCAACAGGAGCTGAGGAAGGAGATGGCCACCCTGCAGAAGAAGATCCTCATGGACACA CAACAGCAGGAGATGGCCACCGTCCGCAAGTCGCTGCAGTCCATGTTGTTCTAA